From the Prunus dulcis chromosome 4, ALMONDv2, whole genome shotgun sequence genome, one window contains:
- the LOC117625537 gene encoding uncharacterized protein LOC117625537, which yields MPTIVPNASTAYDGTGGLTVSYGKAPSMGEKQCKQTAPSRNFHPEIEKQIKVEVKKLLAAGFIKPIKHPTWCPTKALDKKTPFEVYSGRKPGIKHLRVFGFLCYAHVPSQQRQKLDLASTRCVFLGYGSCEKGYRLYNIASGRVVISRDVVFNEEASWNWNRQKECSISVPLIDMLTEKEKETGAASLPQAETS from the exons ATGCCTACGATCGTCCCCAATGCGTCCACCGCTTATGATGGGACTGGGGGCTTAACCGTATCCTACGGGAAAGCCCCGAGTATGGGGGAGAAGCAATGCAAGCAAACAGCC CCAAGCAGGAATTTCCATCCTGAAATTGAAAAGCAAATCAAAGTGGAAGTCAAAAAGTTGTTGGCTGCTGGGTTCATCAAGCCAATCAAGCACCCGACATG GTGTCCAACTAAGGCTTTGGACAAGAAGACTCCTTTTGAAGTCTATAGTGGTAGAAAGCCAGGAATTAAGCACTTAAGAGTGTTTGGTTTTTTGTGCTATGCACATGTTCCTAGTCAACAAAGACAGAAGCTCGATTTGGCTAGCACAAGATGTGTGTTTCTAGGATATGGAAGCTGTGAAAAGGGCTACAGGCTTTACAACATCGCATCTGGAAGAGTAGTTATTTCCAGAGATGTTGTATTCAATGAGGAAGCAAGCTGGAATTGGAATAGGCAAAAGGAATGCAGTATCTCAGTTCCACTCATTGATATGCTTactgagaaagaaaaggagacTGGTGCAGCTAGCTTGCCTCAAGCAGAGACCTCATAA